A genome region from Streptomyces sp. S4.7 includes the following:
- a CDS encoding alpha/beta fold hydrolase, whose product MADPVSEVVCFPHAGGSSAVFRSWHRYTSALKVTAVQLPGREVRLGEPPFQEMTALVDALAPALKPLTRRPYAFYGHSMGALVAFEVLRRFVSLELPLPVALFVSGRDAPQYADQEQVHHLPDAELLERLRAWEGMEPQELSQYEELVALMLPTIRADLTLAETYGYVPGPPVPVPVRVLRGTRDPLVRPGDAGWARQTSEDCSVHDFDGGHFFVQDHERSVVTFIESALGASAAREAGTQ is encoded by the coding sequence GTGGCCGATCCGGTCAGCGAGGTGGTGTGCTTTCCGCATGCCGGGGGCAGTTCCGCGGTGTTCCGGAGCTGGCACCGTTACACCTCGGCGCTGAAGGTCACCGCGGTGCAGCTGCCGGGCCGGGAAGTGCGGCTCGGGGAGCCGCCGTTCCAGGAGATGACCGCGCTCGTCGACGCGCTGGCGCCCGCGCTGAAGCCGCTGACCCGCCGGCCGTACGCGTTCTACGGGCACAGCATGGGGGCACTGGTCGCCTTCGAGGTGCTGCGACGGTTCGTGTCACTTGAACTGCCGCTGCCCGTCGCGCTGTTCGTGTCGGGGCGGGACGCCCCGCAGTACGCGGACCAGGAGCAGGTGCACCATCTGCCGGACGCGGAGCTGCTGGAGCGGTTGCGGGCCTGGGAGGGGATGGAGCCCCAGGAGCTTTCGCAGTACGAGGAGTTGGTGGCACTGATGCTGCCGACCATCCGGGCCGATCTGACCCTGGCGGAGACCTACGGATATGTGCCGGGGCCGCCGGTGCCGGTGCCGGTGCGGGTGCTGCGCGGTACGCGTGACCCGCTGGTGCGGCCCGGGGACGCGGGCTGGGCCCGGCAGACCTCTGAGGACTGTTCGGTACACGACTTCGACGGAGGTCATTTCTTCGTGCAGGACCACGAGAGGAGCGTCGTGACCTTCATCGAGTCGGCACTCGGTGCATCAGCCGCGAGGGAGGCGGGAACCCAGTGA